A section of the Umboniibacter marinipuniceus genome encodes:
- a CDS encoding cation diffusion facilitator family transporter, producing MSEHLITAERREKLLRWVSIASISVAIILVATKLAAWWYSDSVSLMASLIDSVMDAGASLINFLAIRYALKPADDDHRFGHGKAEALASLLQSILIALSSVFLLFYAIDRISNPTELNFAAIAIAVMVLSLFLTISLVLFQRYVVRRTKSTVVSADSLHYLSDILANIAVIVALVLAGYGFKGVDAWLGVVIGIYIAYSAWEIASEAIDLLLDKELDDETRERICEQVRSVPKVIGLHDLRTRDSGGVVFVQMHLELPDQMPLLEAHKIADQVEERVLSLFPKAEVLVHQDPISVVPEPHPLPAEDS from the coding sequence ATGAGCGAACATCTGATCACCGCAGAGCGAAGAGAGAAGCTACTTCGTTGGGTGTCTATTGCTTCAATTAGCGTTGCCATTATCTTGGTCGCTACCAAACTCGCCGCCTGGTGGTATAGCGATTCGGTAAGTCTAATGGCCTCTTTGATTGATTCGGTGATGGATGCGGGGGCGTCACTCATTAACTTCCTGGCCATTCGCTATGCGCTAAAACCGGCGGATGACGACCATCGCTTTGGCCATGGGAAAGCGGAAGCCTTAGCTTCGCTACTGCAGTCTATTCTCATTGCGCTCTCCTCAGTTTTCCTGCTGTTCTACGCCATCGATAGAATTAGTAATCCTACCGAGCTCAACTTTGCCGCGATTGCGATCGCGGTCATGGTACTGTCGTTATTCCTGACTATCTCATTGGTTTTGTTTCAGCGTTATGTTGTGCGTCGAACCAAGTCGACGGTGGTGTCGGCTGATTCACTTCACTATTTATCGGATATCTTGGCTAATATTGCGGTAATTGTTGCACTCGTTTTGGCCGGGTATGGATTTAAGGGTGTGGATGCGTGGTTGGGTGTTGTTATTGGTATCTATATTGCCTACTCGGCCTGGGAAATCGCCAGTGAAGCAATTGACCTACTCTTGGATAAGGAGTTGGACGACGAGACGCGTGAGCGCATTTGTGAACAGGTCCGTTCGGTCCCCAAAGTGATCGGCCTTCATGACTTAAGAACGCGTGATTCAGGTGGCGTGGTGTTTGTTCAAATGCACTTAGAACTGCCGGATCAGATGCCGCTCTTAGAGGCTCATAAAATTGCTGATCAGGTTGAAGAACGAGTGCTATCGCTCTTTCCTAAGGCGGAAGTACTGGTTCACCAAGACCCCATCTCAGTGGTGCCCGAGCCGCATCCGCTTCCCGCTGAAGATAGTTAA
- a CDS encoding M48 family metallopeptidase, translating into MGFFDFPNRRKAAVVSADRGCLDNGVVWQHKTHPRRQRLALVVTASGTVEIRTPVGVTTRQAVTFLEAHANWAKQKCSERCQAASHDTIRLFAEDVELKRVEGPVTVSAGTISAPSDADLERFLRGQLEQVIAERWQVWLPIIADWDVPQPTWSLRKMSSRWGSCSADGRIRFSTLLVHHAIEQIDYVIVHELCHLKEMNHSLAYWQLVERSMPDWRQRRARLANR; encoded by the coding sequence GTGGGATTCTTCGACTTTCCCAATCGTAGGAAAGCTGCGGTAGTTAGCGCTGACCGCGGCTGTCTTGATAATGGCGTTGTCTGGCAGCATAAAACTCATCCCCGCCGCCAGCGACTCGCTCTGGTGGTTACGGCTAGTGGCACGGTGGAAATTCGGACACCGGTTGGGGTCACCACTCGCCAAGCCGTAACATTCCTAGAAGCGCATGCAAATTGGGCGAAGCAAAAATGTTCAGAGCGCTGCCAAGCTGCCTCCCACGATACGATTCGCCTTTTTGCCGAGGATGTTGAGCTTAAGCGTGTTGAAGGTCCGGTTACAGTCAGTGCTGGAACTATTTCAGCGCCCAGTGATGCCGATTTGGAACGTTTTCTCCGTGGACAGCTTGAGCAGGTGATTGCCGAGCGATGGCAAGTCTGGTTGCCTATCATTGCAGATTGGGATGTGCCGCAGCCAACCTGGAGTTTGCGTAAGATGAGCAGCCGGTGGGGAAGTTGCTCTGCCGATGGCCGAATTCGCTTTAGTACCTTGCTTGTTCACCACGCTATTGAACAGATTGATTACGTCATTGTTCACGAGTTGTGCCACCTTAAGGAGATGAATCACAGTCTCGCCTATTGGCAGTTGGTTGAACGGTCTATGCCGGATTGGCGGCAACGACGAGCACGTTTGGCTAATCGATAG
- a CDS encoding Dyp-type peroxidase, whose product MEPQQSIFSDGHNHRLFLEFSLNESPNLKTVKAALRALRAQSEVEVVVAFGRKFSRLLEIALPNNFHDFASLESSSGAIAPATQNDLFVWLQGEDSAIFEVSFQLVQALQNSLSIERELNGFDYRESKDLMSFEDGSANPKGSAIQTAALVPEGEAGEGGSIVLTQQWVHKLAKFFALTPHEQSAVIGRDKATNEELSSEDMPNNAHVARTDVDLDGVPTKVWRRSSPYGTPSKHGLYFLSFSCDQRRHQLQLDSMYGLTGDGVSDHILAFSDAVSGSYYFAPSETVLREMLS is encoded by the coding sequence TTGGAACCTCAGCAAAGTATTTTCAGCGATGGTCATAATCATCGACTATTTCTTGAATTTAGCCTGAATGAATCACCTAATCTGAAAACGGTTAAAGCCGCCCTTCGTGCGCTTCGAGCACAGAGCGAAGTGGAGGTTGTGGTGGCATTCGGTCGAAAATTTTCGCGGCTATTGGAAATTGCGCTACCTAACAATTTCCATGACTTTGCATCTCTAGAGAGCTCTAGTGGCGCTATTGCCCCAGCTACTCAGAATGATCTTTTTGTGTGGCTGCAGGGCGAAGATTCGGCTATTTTCGAAGTCAGCTTCCAGCTTGTTCAGGCACTGCAGAATTCTCTGTCCATTGAACGAGAGCTCAATGGGTTTGATTATCGTGAATCGAAGGATTTAATGAGCTTTGAGGACGGTAGTGCCAATCCTAAAGGGTCGGCGATACAGACCGCAGCGCTGGTTCCTGAGGGAGAAGCTGGTGAGGGTGGCAGTATCGTATTAACTCAACAGTGGGTCCACAAGCTTGCCAAATTCTTTGCGTTGACACCGCATGAACAGAGCGCCGTGATTGGTCGAGATAAGGCAACTAACGAGGAGCTGAGCAGTGAGGATATGCCCAATAACGCCCACGTTGCGCGAACCGACGTAGACTTGGACGGCGTGCCAACCAAAGTCTGGCGTCGCTCCAGCCCCTATGGCACTCCAAGTAAGCATGGTCTTTATTTTCTCAGTTTCAGCTGCGACCAGCGGCGTCATCAGTTGCAGTTGGATTCCATGTACGGGCTCACTGGGGATGGCGTGAGCGATCATATCCTTGCGTTTTCCGATGCGGTCTCCGGCAGTTATTACTTCGCTCCGTCGGAAACGGTATTGCGCGAGATGCTTAGCTAG
- a CDS encoding TonB-dependent receptor, translating to MPAVNTFRRSRLAASISMVLGGVSAGALHAQDQDQVQEEAVVEEVVVTGFRASLEDSVATKRDSSSIVEAISAEDIGKLPDVSIAESLGRLPGLTVQRLNGRGQVVAVRGMSPDFSTGLLNGREQVSVGDNRGVEFDQYPSELLHGAVVYKTPDAALIGQGLSGTVDLHTVRPLEYGERNITINAKYEALDYDLVSNRDNTGNRFSATYIDQFADETIGLMLGYSHTKSPNQGQHFNSWGYYNGDGNGNNAIGGGRLYARAGMLERDSFVTTVEFAPSDRMSASMDVFYSEFTEDQIKHGMALCLACGATMTVIDTKDGVVTEGIYDGVKNILENNQFKRDAESLSVGFNVEFQLNDQWNLEADVSHSSIDRSDIAELETNAGTGPNGQGALDTVHFWSTPDGTQFETALDYTNVDYNSANPIYVTSPAGWGDPSALAPYQPAGQFGYNKVFDVSDDINAFRAAVSGELDFGVVTGVEMGYNYTSREKTRVSNEGVITSNVTDANGDLLDKVEIPSGIVGQTSLDFGLRGANTSMLAYDPSALLASGVIQQGAYLYNDILAKAWEVNESVNTVYVKFDVDAEIGDMPLTGNFGVQYQFWDQDSRGQNATGAGSSIQSEYYEGEASDSEILPSLNLSLAVTDDQIVRLGLARTLARPRMDEMRASGTYGYNANNANTTQADIDALIASGVSEISAYQQLSPWGRGGGNIELTPWVADAVDLSYEYYFEDGLSYVSGAVFYKDLQSYIFNQNVLFDFTGLPPQGPAPQIYTGVSNQPVNGEGGSIEGYELTASINFGLFADSLSGFGIFATYSKNDSEIEPNGPGSNSRLPGLSEDVYNLTAYYEDHGFSARINQRYRSDYVGEVSGFGGARTGSDIAEETIVDAQIGYSFDSGSLEGLTVMLQGLNLTNEPFRTVDVNTGYATEYQTYGSSYMLGASYTF from the coding sequence ATGCCAGCAGTGAATACGTTCCGTCGTTCACGCCTAGCAGCCAGTATCTCAATGGTACTGGGGGGTGTCAGTGCGGGTGCTTTGCACGCGCAAGATCAAGATCAAGTTCAAGAAGAAGCCGTTGTTGAAGAAGTTGTTGTCACGGGTTTCCGAGCCAGCTTGGAAGATTCTGTTGCAACAAAACGTGATAGCTCGTCCATTGTTGAAGCTATCTCAGCTGAAGATATCGGTAAGCTTCCAGATGTTTCCATTGCGGAAAGCTTAGGCCGACTACCTGGGTTAACTGTTCAGCGATTGAACGGTCGAGGGCAGGTTGTTGCTGTCCGCGGTATGTCACCAGACTTCTCGACGGGCCTCCTAAATGGCCGCGAGCAAGTTTCAGTGGGAGACAACCGCGGTGTTGAATTTGATCAGTATCCATCGGAACTACTGCACGGTGCTGTGGTTTATAAAACCCCGGATGCTGCGCTGATTGGCCAGGGTCTCTCCGGTACGGTTGATCTCCACACCGTTCGTCCACTTGAGTATGGTGAGCGAAACATTACTATCAACGCTAAATACGAAGCACTTGACTACGATCTAGTGTCTAACCGTGATAACACGGGTAACCGTTTTAGCGCTACCTACATTGATCAGTTTGCTGATGAAACCATTGGTTTGATGTTGGGCTACTCTCACACCAAATCGCCTAACCAAGGTCAGCACTTCAACTCGTGGGGCTACTACAACGGTGACGGCAACGGTAATAACGCCATTGGCGGTGGCCGTTTGTACGCTCGTGCGGGAATGTTAGAGCGTGATAGCTTCGTTACCACTGTTGAATTTGCTCCGTCAGATCGTATGAGTGCGTCAATGGACGTGTTCTATTCAGAGTTCACTGAAGATCAAATTAAGCATGGTATGGCACTGTGTTTGGCTTGTGGTGCAACCATGACGGTGATTGACACTAAAGATGGTGTTGTCACTGAAGGTATCTACGACGGTGTTAAAAACATCCTAGAAAACAATCAGTTTAAGCGCGATGCTGAGTCACTGTCTGTTGGCTTCAATGTTGAATTCCAACTTAATGATCAATGGAATTTGGAAGCAGACGTTTCTCATTCAAGTATTGATCGTAGTGATATTGCTGAGCTCGAAACTAACGCCGGTACTGGTCCGAATGGCCAGGGAGCGTTAGATACCGTTCATTTCTGGTCAACTCCAGATGGTACCCAGTTCGAAACAGCGCTTGATTACACTAACGTTGATTACAACTCGGCGAACCCGATTTATGTTACTAGCCCAGCTGGATGGGGTGACCCAAGCGCGCTAGCACCTTACCAGCCAGCTGGACAGTTTGGTTATAACAAAGTATTTGACGTTTCTGATGACATTAACGCTTTCCGCGCTGCGGTTTCGGGCGAGCTTGATTTTGGTGTCGTAACGGGCGTTGAGATGGGATACAACTACACCAGCCGTGAAAAGACTCGTGTTTCTAACGAAGGTGTCATCACCAGTAACGTGACCGATGCGAATGGTGATTTGCTGGACAAGGTAGAAATTCCTAGCGGCATCGTTGGTCAGACTTCACTGGACTTTGGTTTGCGTGGAGCGAACACTTCGATGTTAGCTTACGATCCATCGGCATTGCTCGCGAGCGGCGTTATTCAACAGGGTGCTTACCTCTATAACGACATCTTGGCGAAGGCATGGGAAGTTAACGAATCTGTTAATACGGTTTACGTTAAGTTTGATGTCGATGCAGAGATTGGCGATATGCCGCTAACCGGTAATTTCGGTGTTCAGTATCAGTTTTGGGATCAAGACTCTCGTGGTCAGAACGCTACAGGTGCCGGCTCAAGTATTCAATCTGAGTACTACGAAGGCGAAGCAAGTGATTCAGAGATTCTTCCAAGCTTGAACTTGAGCTTGGCAGTTACCGACGATCAAATTGTTCGCTTGGGCTTGGCTCGCACACTTGCTCGTCCACGTATGGATGAGATGCGCGCGTCAGGTACCTATGGTTACAACGCCAATAATGCCAATACCACTCAGGCTGATATTGATGCGTTAATTGCTTCAGGTGTGTCTGAAATCAGTGCATATCAGCAGCTTTCTCCTTGGGGCCGTGGCGGTGGTAACATCGAATTGACTCCTTGGGTTGCTGACGCTGTCGATCTTTCATACGAGTACTACTTCGAAGATGGCCTAAGCTATGTTTCTGGTGCGGTATTCTACAAAGATTTACAGAGCTACATCTTCAATCAGAACGTTCTCTTCGACTTTACCGGTCTACCTCCACAAGGTCCTGCACCGCAGATTTACACAGGTGTAAGTAACCAGCCGGTCAATGGCGAAGGTGGCTCGATTGAAGGCTATGAGCTAACGGCATCGATTAACTTCGGTTTGTTTGCCGATTCACTTAGTGGCTTCGGTATCTTCGCGACTTACTCGAAGAACGATAGTGAGATCGAGCCGAACGGTCCAGGCTCTAACTCTCGTTTGCCGGGTCTTTCTGAAGACGTCTACAACCTAACGGCTTACTACGAAGATCATGGC